Proteins from one Desulfitobacterium chlororespirans DSM 11544 genomic window:
- a CDS encoding pyridoxamine 5'-phosphate oxidase family protein — MFREMRRGKQLLSREDTVAVMDRCTNGVLACLGDEDYPYAVPFNYVYFNDKIYFHSAKAGHKLEAMMKNPKVSFAVIDEDTIVSAEYTSYFRSVIAFGKARIVEGDERLEAFKALVEKYSGDQSEEAKHQEISKCTQAYIMAIDVEHITGKEAKEYAKAKQPR; from the coding sequence ATGTTTAGAGAAATGAGAAGAGGTAAACAATTATTATCAAGGGAAGATACCGTGGCTGTCATGGACAGATGCACAAATGGTGTCCTGGCTTGCCTGGGTGATGAAGATTACCCTTACGCCGTTCCCTTCAACTATGTCTATTTCAATGACAAAATCTATTTTCATTCGGCAAAGGCCGGACATAAATTGGAGGCCATGATGAAGAACCCTAAGGTATCTTTTGCCGTAATCGATGAGGATACCATAGTAAGTGCAGAATATACGTCCTATTTCCGCAGCGTGATCGCTTTTGGCAAAGCAAGAATTGTGGAAGGGGATGAACGGCTGGAAGCTTTTAAGGCTTTGGTGGAAAAGTATTCAGGGGATCAGTCTGAAGAAGCCAAACATCAGGAGATAAGCAAATGTACGCAAGCATATATTATGGCTATTGACGTCGAACACATCACCGGCAAGGAAGCCAAAGAATACGCCAAAGCTAAACAGCCCCGCTGA
- a CDS encoding tyrosine phenol-lyase, with the protein MKTYPAEPFRIKVVEPVRSMKRSEREEAMKEAGYNTFLLKSEDVYIDLLTDSGTTAMSDKQWAGMMIGDEAYAGSRNFLHLDRVVKEYYGFKHLVPTHQGRGAENLLSRLMIKPGDYVPGNMYFTTTRYHQEANGATFRDIIIDEAHDSANRHPFKGNIDLKKLQTLIDEVGAEKIPYICLAVTVNLAGGQPVSMENMKTVHELAHKHGIKVFFDATRCVENAYFIKKREAGYQDKAIKDILLEMMSYADGATMSGKKDCLVNIGGFLAMNDDQLFLKAKELVVVYEGMPSYGGMAGRDMEAMAIGITESVDYAYIEHRVEQVAYLADQLLAAGVPIVEPVGGHAVFLDARRFLPHIAQDQFPAQALAAQLYIESGVRSMERGIISAGRDLKTGENRHPKLELVRLTIPRRVYTYAHMDIVAKAVIDLYQKRETIRGLKFVYEPEMLRFFTARFEHI; encoded by the coding sequence ATGAAAACCTATCCGGCAGAGCCCTTTCGGATTAAGGTCGTTGAACCTGTTCGGTCGATGAAGCGTTCAGAACGTGAAGAGGCCATGAAAGAAGCAGGCTACAACACCTTTTTGCTGAAGAGTGAGGATGTCTATATTGACCTGCTCACAGATTCCGGCACCACTGCCATGAGCGATAAACAATGGGCCGGTATGATGATCGGTGATGAAGCCTACGCAGGGAGCAGGAATTTCCTGCATTTGGATCGAGTGGTTAAAGAGTATTATGGCTTCAAGCACCTGGTCCCCACTCATCAGGGACGGGGCGCGGAAAACCTGCTCTCCCGACTGATGATTAAGCCCGGGGATTATGTGCCCGGCAATATGTATTTTACTACCACAAGATACCATCAGGAAGCCAACGGAGCTACCTTCAGAGATATTATCATTGATGAAGCCCATGATTCAGCCAACCGGCATCCTTTTAAAGGAAATATCGACCTGAAGAAGCTCCAGACCTTAATCGATGAAGTAGGCGCGGAAAAGATTCCTTATATCTGCCTTGCCGTTACTGTCAATCTGGCCGGGGGACAGCCCGTTTCTATGGAAAACATGAAGACCGTCCATGAGCTTGCCCACAAACACGGCATCAAGGTGTTTTTTGACGCAACCCGCTGTGTCGAAAACGCTTACTTTATCAAAAAACGGGAAGCCGGTTATCAGGACAAGGCCATTAAGGACATTCTCTTGGAGATGATGAGCTATGCCGACGGAGCCACCATGTCGGGCAAGAAGGATTGCCTGGTTAACATCGGCGGTTTTCTGGCTATGAATGATGATCAACTCTTCCTCAAGGCCAAAGAGCTGGTTGTGGTCTATGAAGGTATGCCTTCCTACGGCGGCATGGCCGGTCGGGACATGGAGGCCATGGCTATCGGGATTACCGAATCGGTGGATTATGCTTACATTGAACACCGTGTCGAGCAGGTCGCCTATCTTGCCGATCAGCTTTTAGCGGCAGGAGTTCCCATTGTGGAACCGGTGGGCGGCCATGCCGTATTCCTCGATGCCAGACGGTTTTTGCCCCACATTGCTCAGGACCAATTTCCGGCACAGGCTCTTGCCGCCCAATTATATATAGAATCCGGGGTACGCTCTATGGAAAGAGGAATCATCTCCGCCGGGCGTGATCTTAAAACAGGAGAAAACCGCCATCCCAAGCTGGAGCTGGTAAGGCTGACGATTCCCCGCCGGGTTTATACTTACGCTCATATGGACATCGTGGCCAAGGCAGTTATCGATCTTTACCAGAAAAGAGAGACCATCAGAGGGCTTAAATTTGTTTACGAACCAGAAATGCTGCGTTTCTTCACCGCCAGATTTGAGCATATTTGA
- a CDS encoding TetR/AcrR family transcriptional regulator, giving the protein MPPQKKVSKEDIIEAAFNIAKEEGFSGITARNVSKALGCSVAPIYVNFAAIDDLTKAVIRRVFALSDEILARQKGSHPFETIGKASIAFAREYPVFFRELLMQPNSYMDSYETVEHNLLQLLAGDETMTGWTLEERRNLLLKMRIFQTGLSVMIANGHLPPWLDDQAAEAVLMETGRDLWRMQNIKRGEGINNG; this is encoded by the coding sequence ATGCCGCCTCAAAAAAAGGTCAGCAAGGAAGACATTATCGAAGCAGCGTTTAACATTGCTAAAGAAGAAGGATTTTCAGGAATCACCGCCAGAAATGTGTCCAAAGCTCTTGGTTGTTCAGTGGCTCCGATCTATGTCAATTTTGCTGCCATTGATGATTTGACCAAGGCTGTGATCAGGCGTGTTTTTGCCCTTTCCGATGAAATTCTGGCCCGGCAAAAAGGCTCCCATCCCTTCGAAACTATTGGGAAAGCCAGTATAGCTTTTGCACGGGAGTATCCGGTTTTTTTCCGTGAGCTGCTCATGCAGCCCAATTCCTATATGGATTCCTATGAAACCGTTGAACATAACTTACTCCAATTGCTTGCCGGGGATGAAACGATGACTGGCTGGACCCTTGAAGAACGCAGGAATCTGCTCTTGAAAATGCGGATCTTTCAAACCGGCTTATCCGTTATGATCGCTAACGGACACTTACCCCCCTGGCTGGATGATCAAGCAGCTGAAGCAGTGCTGATGGAAACGGGAAGAGATCTTTGGCGCATGCAGAATATAAAAAGGGGAGAGGGGATAAACAATGGCTAA
- a CDS encoding type II toxin-antitoxin system Phd/YefM family antitoxin, with product MRVPSTEVQNNFGKYLKFVEVNEEIIVTKNGKDIARILPCDDPNKSLLAEGAAEYQSREGRVAYEEFLELVEASEQRFELIDGVIYNLASPSYEHQYAVNEIHGTFYNWFKNKKCIPLTSPFDITLFKAEDNICVVQPDIIVICDRDNMDKQGKYRGVPTLAVEVLSPSTRSKDILKKLELYKQCGIKEYWMVDPKNNLVTIYSLDQNEITDSTAFYKGAHDYVESVYFKGLKVALADMFL from the coding sequence ATGAGAGTTCCTTCGACAGAGGTCCAGAACAATTTTGGCAAGTATTTAAAGTTTGTGGAGGTCAATGAAGAAATCATTGTGACCAAAAACGGCAAGGATATCGCCAGAATCCTGCCTTGTGACGACCCTAATAAAAGCCTGCTGGCGGAAGGTGCCGCTGAATATCAAAGCCGTGAGGGAAGGGTGGCTTACGAAGAGTTTTTGGAACTGGTGGAGGCTTCCGAACAGCGGTTTGAGTTGATTGACGGCGTTATCTATAATCTGGCGTCTCCTTCTTACGAGCACCAATATGCTGTTAATGAAATTCATGGCACATTCTATAACTGGTTCAAGAATAAAAAATGTATTCCTCTCACTTCACCTTTTGACATTACCCTGTTTAAGGCCGAGGACAATATTTGTGTTGTCCAGCCGGATATCATTGTAATCTGCGACAGGGATAATATGGACAAACAAGGTAAGTACCGAGGGGTGCCAACCCTGGCGGTTGAAGTCCTTTCACCTTCCACCAGAAGTAAGGATATCCTGAAAAAGCTGGAGCTTTACAAGCAATGCGGAATTAAAGAATACTGGATGGTCGATCCGAAAAACAACCTGGTAACCATTTATAGCCTTGACCAAAATGAGATAACCGACAGCACGGCCTTTTATAAAGGGGCTCATGACTATGTGGAGTCGGTCTATTTCAAGGGACTGAAGGTAGCGCTGGCGGATATGTTTTTATAG
- a CDS encoding response regulator transcription factor gives MSKIMIVDDDPTIRELVCTLLKNDGFATCEARDGREALEKISEANPSLAVIDLMMPNMDGYELCRQLRQDYKDLPILMLTAKHEKPAKVKGFEAGTDDYLTKPFDGDELLLRVKALMRRYRIEASQTIQIGYITLDKNSYSVILNEVGEDIPMKEFELLFKLGGFPGRTFTRDQLLEGVWGYDFEGNERTLDVHIGRLRERFPAEKSGFKITTVRGLGYRLEVQV, from the coding sequence ATGAGCAAAATTATGATTGTGGACGATGACCCGACGATCCGGGAACTGGTCTGCACCCTTCTCAAAAACGACGGGTTTGCAACGTGTGAAGCCAGGGACGGGCGCGAGGCGCTGGAAAAAATAAGCGAAGCGAATCCCAGCCTGGCGGTGATTGATCTGATGATGCCAAATATGGACGGTTATGAGCTTTGCCGCCAACTGCGTCAGGATTACAAAGATCTGCCGATCCTGATGCTGACGGCGAAACATGAAAAGCCGGCCAAAGTGAAAGGTTTTGAGGCCGGGACGGACGATTATCTGACGAAACCCTTTGATGGGGACGAACTGCTCCTGCGGGTCAAGGCGCTTATGCGGCGATACAGAATTGAAGCCTCCCAAACCATTCAAATCGGCTATATCACCCTTGATAAAAACAGCTATTCCGTCATCCTCAACGAGGTGGGTGAGGATATTCCCATGAAGGAATTTGAGCTGCTGTTCAAACTGGGAGGCTTTCCCGGGCGGACCTTTACCCGGGACCAGCTCCTTGAAGGTGTGTGGGGCTACGATTTTGAAGGTAATGAGCGAACGCTGGATGTCCACATTGGCCGTTTGCGCGAACGGTTCCCCGCCGAGAAATCCGGCTTTAAGATTACCACTGTGCGGGGGTTAGGCTATCGGCTGGAGGTGCAGGTATGA
- a CDS encoding phytoene desaturase family protein, with amino-acid sequence MAKLVIIGGGIAGLSAGIFAQKNGFASMILEKNHVLGGECTGWDRQGYHIDGCIHWLVGTKKGTPIHELWTSVGALDGVEIYHQESFLTFEHASGAAVHLYRDLERLKSSWLELSPQDAEAIDDFCQAIEQLQSYEIPVEKPRDLLGPLEKVKLMMAMKDAGLIMRKFGKMSLKEYAKTFKHPALRETLASFLPDGYSASSVFFALAAFTKGQASIPYGGSKKFAQRMAERYLSLGGRIETSCEAIGLHKEGSKVSGVICSNGQTFAADYFIAACDAHVLYERLLKGKYPDPDFQKRYNNPTDYPLGSEIHIAIGYEGTMEEIPRTLRFPVAPFKVNETTIDYLTITHYSYEPDFAPAGCTLLICSINQFPADYDQWHALAEDPGSYRREKSRVGEEVIRAIAMRFPQMQGKLSLLDVATPKTFERYCNAYRGAFMSFLPTVSGTMMSHTGRIKGLQNLFLSGQWLQPPGGLPVALITGKDTIMRLCKIKKQPFIG; translated from the coding sequence ATGGCTAAGCTGGTCATTATCGGCGGAGGGATCGCCGGGTTGAGTGCGGGCATCTTCGCTCAGAAGAATGGTTTTGCCAGCATGATCCTGGAGAAAAACCACGTTTTAGGCGGAGAATGCACAGGCTGGGATCGTCAGGGTTATCATATCGACGGCTGCATTCATTGGCTGGTCGGCACGAAAAAAGGAACCCCGATCCATGAGCTTTGGACTTCAGTAGGTGCCCTGGATGGGGTGGAAATCTATCATCAGGAAAGCTTTTTGACTTTTGAACATGCAAGCGGTGCTGCCGTGCATCTGTATCGCGATCTGGAGCGGCTGAAATCCAGTTGGCTTGAACTGTCTCCCCAGGACGCGGAGGCCATTGATGATTTTTGCCAAGCCATTGAACAACTGCAGTCTTATGAGATACCGGTGGAAAAACCCCGGGATTTGCTGGGGCCGCTGGAAAAGGTCAAATTGATGATGGCCATGAAAGACGCTGGGCTGATCATGCGGAAATTCGGTAAGATGAGCTTAAAGGAATACGCTAAAACCTTTAAACACCCGGCTTTGCGGGAGACACTGGCTTCTTTTCTGCCGGATGGCTATAGTGCCTCGTCGGTTTTCTTCGCTCTGGCAGCTTTTACGAAGGGCCAGGCTTCCATCCCTTATGGGGGTTCCAAGAAATTTGCGCAGCGCATGGCAGAGCGCTATTTAAGCCTGGGGGGGCGCATCGAAACCTCTTGTGAAGCGATCGGGCTGCATAAGGAGGGCAGCAAGGTCAGCGGCGTTATTTGCAGCAATGGCCAAACCTTTGCGGCTGATTATTTTATTGCTGCTTGTGATGCCCATGTGCTTTATGAGCGGTTGCTTAAGGGGAAGTACCCTGATCCTGACTTTCAAAAACGCTATAATAATCCCACGGACTATCCCTTGGGCTCAGAAATTCATATAGCCATCGGTTATGAGGGCACGATGGAGGAGATTCCGCGCACCCTGCGCTTTCCGGTGGCCCCCTTTAAGGTGAATGAAACAACCATAGACTATCTGACAATAACTCATTATAGCTATGAACCGGACTTTGCCCCGGCTGGATGCACGTTGCTGATCTGCAGCATTAACCAATTCCCGGCTGATTATGATCAATGGCATGCCCTGGCTGAAGATCCCGGCTCCTATCGCCGGGAAAAGTCGCGAGTCGGGGAAGAAGTCATCCGGGCGATTGCGATGCGTTTTCCGCAAATGCAGGGAAAACTCAGTTTGCTGGATGTGGCTACACCGAAAACATTTGAACGGTACTGCAACGCCTATCGGGGGGCATTTATGTCGTTTTTACCTACGGTCAGCGGGACAATGATGTCCCATACAGGGCGAATCAAAGGCTTGCAGAATCTCTTTTTAAGCGGTCAGTGGCTGCAGCCCCCCGGCGGGCTGCCTGTGGCCTTGATTACTGGAAAAGATACGATCATGCGGCTTTGTAAAATAAAAAAACAGCCCTTCATTGGTTAA
- a CDS encoding aryl-sulfate sulfotransferase: MGQPFVHPTGVTIYNPEKCFNGYTIMQAPGLGCVLIDMNGNVVRVFKDLQGFPNKLLPGGYVMGSRGRRNGKFGYQDQIDLVQVDWDGQVVWEFAKKEYIEDEGEKPQWMARQHHDYQREGNPVGYYVPGMECRTNSGNTLILSHENCYHKKISDKQLLDDVIIEVDWEGNIVWEWHAVDHFNEYGFSAAAKLALYRNPNMHEAGGGMGDWMHINSASVLGPNKWYDKGDERFHPDNIIWDAREANIMAIIAKKTGKVIWKMGPDFAQDKKLRKIGQIIGQHHVHMIPQGLPGAGNILIFDNGGWAGYGAPNNVSKDGTKVDIADRSRVLELNPVTMEVVWQLKASELMDYGQPGISDYRFYSPLTSAAQRLPNGNTLITEGCGGRFFEVTRMKEVVWEFISPFNANPATIYYRAYRYPYSYVPQLPEPQETPVPMLDIRKFRVPGAASCEVQNVVGVAGTIGYPTMQQACVASADQDLSLKDDDDEDDLFAKSF, encoded by the coding sequence ATGGGTCAGCCTTTTGTTCATCCCACCGGAGTGACCATCTATAATCCTGAAAAATGCTTTAACGGTTATACCATTATGCAGGCCCCGGGTTTAGGCTGCGTTTTAATCGATATGAATGGTAATGTGGTTCGCGTCTTTAAGGATCTGCAGGGATTTCCCAATAAATTGCTCCCTGGAGGCTATGTGATGGGCAGCCGTGGCCGCAGGAACGGCAAATTTGGTTATCAGGATCAAATTGATCTGGTTCAGGTAGACTGGGATGGCCAAGTGGTTTGGGAATTTGCTAAAAAGGAATATATCGAAGATGAGGGAGAAAAACCGCAATGGATGGCTCGTCAGCATCATGACTATCAAAGAGAGGGAAACCCTGTGGGGTATTATGTTCCGGGAATGGAGTGCAGGACCAACAGTGGCAACACCCTTATCCTTAGTCATGAAAATTGTTATCACAAAAAAATCTCGGATAAGCAGCTCTTAGATGACGTGATCATCGAAGTGGACTGGGAGGGCAATATTGTCTGGGAGTGGCATGCCGTCGATCATTTTAATGAGTATGGGTTCAGTGCAGCAGCGAAGTTAGCTCTTTATCGCAATCCCAACATGCATGAAGCCGGGGGCGGCATGGGGGACTGGATGCATATTAATTCCGCCAGTGTCCTGGGTCCCAACAAATGGTATGATAAAGGGGATGAGCGCTTCCATCCTGACAACATTATCTGGGATGCCCGTGAAGCCAATATTATGGCTATTATTGCCAAGAAAACCGGCAAAGTGATCTGGAAAATGGGGCCGGATTTTGCTCAGGATAAAAAGCTGAGGAAGATCGGTCAAATCATCGGGCAACACCATGTTCATATGATTCCTCAAGGTCTCCCCGGTGCCGGCAACATCCTGATCTTTGACAATGGAGGCTGGGCAGGCTATGGCGCCCCCAATAATGTCTCGAAAGATGGAACCAAAGTAGACATTGCCGACCGTTCCCGGGTCCTTGAACTGAACCCGGTCACCATGGAAGTGGTGTGGCAGCTCAAGGCCAGCGAATTGATGGATTACGGACAACCCGGAATTTCCGATTACCGCTTCTACAGTCCTTTAACCAGTGCGGCCCAACGCCTTCCCAATGGCAACACCTTGATTACGGAAGGGTGCGGGGGACGCTTCTTTGAGGTAACCCGGATGAAAGAAGTGGTTTGGGAATTTATCTCGCCCTTTAATGCTAATCCGGCCACGATTTATTACCGCGCTTACCGTTATCCTTACAGCTATGTGCCGCAGCTTCCCGAACCGCAGGAAACTCCTGTGCCCATGCTGGATATCCGGAAATTCCGTGTTCCCGGAGCCGCATCCTGCGAAGTGCAGAATGTGGTAGGTGTGGCAGGAACCATCGGCTATCCGACCATGCAGCAGGCTTGTGTGGCCTCCGCAGATCAAGATCTGTCCTTAAAAGATGACGACGATGAAGATGATCTGTTTGCCAAAAGCTTCTGA
- a CDS encoding Crp/Fnr family transcriptional regulator translates to MNEGTNDFELLGSPWICENPHADWTAPAAHGIFKKFKKKEIIIHSGDQIDCIYYLNKGRIKTVAQSPSGSQKILWYIEAGSIFGETPFFNRKPCDYNFFAVTDCEIYIYPMEIIMQEIIPKFPDLTLSIIKTLSRKVHILSTQVEDCVFNKPLARVAKLIYLLHQGRILVDKRGSSSIPLTQEDIANTLGMHRVTVNQALKHLKEIQALKDHTHLMIINDLEKLKEVMES, encoded by the coding sequence GTGAATGAGGGAACGAATGATTTCGAATTGCTGGGTTCACCTTGGATATGCGAAAATCCGCATGCTGACTGGACTGCTCCTGCTGCACATGGGATATTTAAAAAGTTCAAAAAGAAGGAAATCATTATCCATAGCGGTGACCAAATCGACTGCATCTATTATTTGAATAAGGGACGGATCAAAACAGTGGCCCAGAGTCCTTCAGGCAGTCAAAAAATTCTTTGGTATATTGAAGCCGGGTCTATTTTTGGCGAGACCCCCTTTTTTAACCGCAAGCCCTGTGATTATAACTTTTTTGCTGTCACAGATTGTGAAATATATATTTATCCCATGGAGATAATTATGCAGGAGATCATCCCCAAATTTCCTGACCTCACTCTATCCATTATCAAAACTCTTTCACGCAAGGTTCATATCCTATCCACCCAAGTGGAAGATTGCGTTTTTAATAAACCGCTTGCTCGTGTGGCTAAATTGATTTATCTCCTCCATCAAGGACGTATCCTTGTGGATAAAAGGGGAAGTTCATCCATTCCGCTTACCCAGGAGGATATAGCCAATACACTGGGGATGCATCGGGTTACAGTCAATCAGGCCCTGAAACATTTAAAAGAGATCCAGGCGTTAAAAGACCATACCCATCTTATGATCATCAATGATCTGGAAAAGTTGAAAGAGGTTATGGAATCATAA
- the nhaC gene encoding Na+/H+ antiporter NhaC has translation MADESSTKKPGLIFAIVAFVIPVLFILWGTVMAKLPAILPLIIATVISCLFGKYLGYSWKDLQEGMSDSIQRVHIAVFILIVVGMLVGVWILSGTIPTIIYWGLKLISPSTYLVTTFILCIVASTMTGTSFGTMGTVGIALMGVGQALGYPLPLVVGAIVSGAYFGDKMSPASSSTNIASSVCEVDLFSHIGSMMWTTIPAAVVTAVIYAVMGMNYHSGSDLGGDIAVILQTLDLTFNLSLWTLVPPLVLIILAYRRTPAVPLMLLSVVLGALVALICQGQSIIAILNSSVSGYVGNTGVEQLDNLLSRGGINSITSTVMLLIAAVSFGGVLEKIRVLEVIVEASLKWAKNTGRLIIAVLFASYVMLIGTGSQSVSMIIPGRAYAPVFKERGLHLRVLSRTVEDGGCIASPLLPWGVHAFYILGVLGVSAYEYAPYAFMCWIVPIFSIIYGYTGIAIWRSDNSPVRKPALEMKA, from the coding sequence ATGGCTGATGAGAGTAGCACCAAAAAACCAGGGCTGATTTTTGCTATCGTAGCCTTTGTCATTCCCGTACTCTTTATTTTATGGGGTACCGTTATGGCCAAGCTGCCCGCTATCCTGCCTTTGATTATTGCGACAGTGATTTCTTGTTTATTTGGGAAATACCTGGGTTATTCCTGGAAGGATTTGCAGGAAGGAATGTCTGATTCTATCCAACGGGTTCATATTGCTGTGTTTATTTTGATCGTCGTGGGCATGCTGGTCGGGGTGTGGATTCTTTCCGGTACCATTCCGACGATCATTTACTGGGGATTAAAGCTTATCTCCCCCTCGACTTACCTGGTGACAACCTTTATCCTCTGCATCGTTGCTTCGACAATGACCGGAACCTCCTTCGGGACGATGGGGACGGTGGGTATTGCTCTGATGGGCGTCGGCCAGGCCCTGGGCTATCCTTTGCCTTTGGTCGTGGGTGCTATTGTTTCCGGAGCTTACTTTGGGGATAAGATGTCTCCGGCATCCAGTTCAACCAATATAGCCTCCTCTGTTTGCGAAGTTGATTTATTCAGCCATATTGGCTCCATGATGTGGACGACCATACCTGCTGCTGTAGTAACCGCTGTCATTTATGCCGTGATGGGCATGAATTATCACAGCGGCAGTGATTTGGGCGGGGACATTGCAGTTATCCTGCAAACCCTTGACCTGACCTTTAACCTTTCCCTATGGACCTTGGTTCCGCCTTTGGTGCTGATTATCCTGGCTTACCGCCGGACTCCCGCCGTTCCGCTGATGCTGCTGTCGGTTGTTCTCGGAGCCTTAGTAGCCTTGATATGCCAAGGGCAGTCCATCATTGCGATTCTTAACTCCAGCGTCAGCGGCTATGTTGGGAACACCGGTGTGGAGCAATTGGACAACCTGCTTAGCCGCGGGGGAATCAACAGTATTACCAGTACTGTCATGTTATTGATCGCTGCAGTATCCTTCGGCGGAGTACTAGAAAAGATCAGGGTGTTGGAAGTGATTGTTGAGGCCAGTCTGAAATGGGCTAAAAACACGGGCCGCCTGATCATCGCCGTTCTGTTTGCCAGCTATGTCATGCTGATCGGTACAGGAAGTCAATCGGTTTCCATGATTATTCCGGGACGTGCTTATGCTCCGGTATTTAAGGAAAGAGGATTGCACTTGAGGGTCCTTTCTCGAACTGTTGAAGATGGCGGCTGCATTGCCAGTCCCCTGCTGCCTTGGGGAGTTCATGCCTTCTATATTCTGGGAGTCCTTGGCGTTAGTGCTTATGAATATGCACCCTATGCCTTTATGTGCTGGATTGTTCCCATATTCTCCATAATTTACGGCTATACAGGGATTGCTATATGGCGGTCGGACAATTCACCGGTGCGCAAGCCTGCCCTGGAAATGAAGGCTTAA
- a CDS encoding DUF6951 family protein, which translates to MVEVKVNPGVCGLKSLIKVNSEDKQNALIEFQTACPNLKPLEQELKEVDGFKECFAKLGESQVYELGKKYCKHPACPVPSAIIKGIEVACGLALPRDVEIKIEKL; encoded by the coding sequence ATGGTAGAAGTAAAAGTGAACCCAGGTGTCTGTGGTCTAAAATCGCTCATCAAGGTGAATTCCGAAGATAAGCAAAATGCCCTGATTGAATTTCAGACAGCCTGTCCCAATCTTAAACCTTTGGAACAGGAACTGAAAGAAGTGGATGGATTTAAAGAATGTTTCGCCAAGCTGGGGGAATCCCAGGTATATGAACTGGGAAAGAAATACTGCAAGCATCCTGCCTGTCCCGTACCATCCGCTATCATAAAAGGTATTGAGGTCGCATGCGGGTTGGCATTACCCCGAGATGTTGAGATCAAAATAGAAAAACTTTAG